The window GGCTTCCACAATTTAGTCAATATGACTGGCGGCTACGGTCAATGGGTGATAGAAGTAAAATAGTTAATCATTATAAAGAGTGCCTTCTAATGTGAGGCACTCTTTTGGAGGTTTTATGAAAATTTTACTAATCGGTGTAGTGAGCATTGTCTTAGCGCGTACTTTTTATATCCGTCTTGTCCCTGTCAAACAGGTGAAAGCCATTCCGTATCGCCAAGTAGATGAAGCATATCAAATACTTGATGTGCGTGATTACAATACAGCAGGCTGTTTAGTTTATAATAGTAAGCATATCCCGTACGGCTACTTGCCAAGTTTTTATATAGAAATCGAAAATCGCCCCATCCATCTGCTTGTAGAAAGTCAAATAGATTTAAACATGGCTAGCCGTTTTTTACGGAAAAAAGGGTATAGTGTAAATAGTTATACGATGATGAAAAAAACGTGTAAAGTAAAAGGGTTGATTTATAAGGAGGCGTAAAGTATGCAATCCCGCCTACAAAATGAATATTTTCAGCAAATTTATGAGCATATTCAAGATGGCATTATCATTATGAAGGAAAGCAGGGAAATCATTATGATGAACCCTGCTGCACAACACTTGACGGATTGGGAGAATGGTGATTTTGTGCCGTACTGCTCCTATTGTATGACCCGAAAAAAGGAACAAGGCGAACCTACTTGTTATTTGATTGCGAACAACGAAGTGCCTTCATTTTTATCCGAAATGCCAACATATCATGGTAGAAAAATTGATGTCGAAATGAGCACAGCCGCTATTTATGCCAATGAAAATACAGGGGAAACAGAATATTTGCTTGTCTTACGTGATCAAGAAACTTTTAAAAAAGCACAAGAGGCGGCCATCAATAAAAAAATGATTCGAGCATTAATTGAGGCAAAAGAATCGGAACATAAACGGTTAGCGCAAGAACTACATGATGGTGTCGGACAATCATTATTTTCTGTATCTGTTGCGATGCAAGCGATTGAATCATTTGTTCAAGATAATGCGCAGTTGAATGAGTATATTTCTGAGGTACGTGTGGAACTGCAAAAGGTAATGAAAGACATTAACGCGTACTCTCATCAATTGCGACCGCACAGTTTAGACCAATTAGGATTAGAGCCAACAATTCAAGCGACAATAGATGCGATTAAAAAAAATAGACCGGATTTGGATATTCAATTAACGACACGTGGTCTTGACCGATGTGACCCAGCAGTGGAGATTAACTTGTATCGTATCACACAAGAAGCGTTGCATAATATTATTAAATATGCAAAAGCAACCCAAGTGCATATCCATATTAAAAAGGACAACACGCATATTTATATGACCATTCAAGATAACGGGGTTGGCTTTGAGCGAGAGAAGGTTCAAAATGCGGGGCTTGGTCTAAAGCATATGGAAGAACGGGTCGATCAGTTGGGCGGTACTTGTACAATCATGTCAAAATTAGGACAAGGTACATGTATTGATATTGTCATTCCGAGATGGAGGCCGCAACATGATTAAAATATTGCTCGTCGATGACCATGTTTTAATACGAAAGGGCATTGCGCTTCTTTTAGGGAATTATCCAGATATTACAGTTGTAGGAGAGGCAAGTGACGGGGAAGAGGCCATTCAGCTTGCCTACCAAACAGCGCCG of the Lysinibacillus fusiformis genome contains:
- a CDS encoding rhodanese-like domain-containing protein, with product MKILLIGVVSIVLARTFYIRLVPVKQVKAIPYRQVDEAYQILDVRDYNTAGCLVYNSKHIPYGYLPSFYIEIENRPIHLLVESQIDLNMASRFLRKKGYSVNSYTMMKKTCKVKGLIYKEA
- a CDS encoding ATP-binding protein produces the protein MQSRLQNEYFQQIYEHIQDGIIIMKESREIIMMNPAAQHLTDWENGDFVPYCSYCMTRKKEQGEPTCYLIANNEVPSFLSEMPTYHGRKIDVEMSTAAIYANENTGETEYLLVLRDQETFKKAQEAAINKKMIRALIEAKESEHKRLAQELHDGVGQSLFSVSVAMQAIESFVQDNAQLNEYISEVRVELQKVMKDINAYSHQLRPHSLDQLGLEPTIQATIDAIKKNRPDLDIQLTTRGLDRCDPAVEINLYRITQEALHNIIKYAKATQVHIHIKKDNTHIYMTIQDNGVGFEREKVQNAGLGLKHMEERVDQLGGTCTIMSKLGQGTCIDIVIPRWRPQHD